The DNA sequence CATCGTAACGGAACTCAGCATCATCACCTTGCATTTGGCTACTAGCACACAATCTCTCTTCGATTCTCAAACGTAGCGCATATAAGTCTTCTACAGATAAGAAAATACCATATGAATCCACTAGAGCGGCAGCCCATTTACGTTTCACCACTTCAGGATGGCAACTACGTTCGACCAAAGTATCAAAAAAATCGACTAGAATGGTTTCGATATTATCGGCGATCGTGATAATCATTATAAATATAATCCATACACAGAGTTATTGGTTCTTATTTTGCTTTGAAACGATTTCCAACTGTTCCTTAAGCGCCTGTATAATTCGCTCTGCCTCAGACAAAGCTTGATCACGGGAACGGACTCGCTCTTCAGTTTCCTTGAGTATTTGCATTCTTTCTTCATTAATGCGCTCTGCCTGTTCTTTATAGCTTGTCACTTCATTAATTCTTTTTTCAGCTTCAAGCAATAATTGCCAACGCTGTTTGGCCAAGCGTTCTGCAAATTCTAAACTTTGGCGTAATGGGTGGACCAATTCCTGGTCATATTCTATACGGCCCATACCTGTAAATAGCGTATTCTTATTATAAATGGTTTCAGCATTAGATGAAACTGCAACGAAAGAGCCATTCATTACGTCCTTGTTTCTTGCATGAAATACCGTATACGGCATCGGTTGATCTTCAAATTTATGTACTATAGAAACAAGTTCCTGAGCGATAACGGCAATATCAACATACATAAATTTGGTTTGCAACAATGTTTTCAAAGCATCTAAAGAGAAAGCCTGAATATGGTACGGATTAGGCCCATACAAACTGATACAAAAATTCTCGTAATGTTCAGTTGGCACCGAACAAATAAATACCCCATTTGGTTTCAACACGCGTTTGACTTCTGCAATCGCTAATTCAGGTTGTTCAAGATGCTCCAACGTTTCTAATGAAATAAATGTATCGATACTACAATCATCGAACGGCAAGGCTAAAATCGAACCGTGCTCAAAACGAGAATTCGTCGTATTGTGCTCTTGTGCATAGGCGATTGCCTCACGATCAACATCCAACCCTGTATAACTTACCACAGCAGGGTTAGACAAGAAAATAGGTGCCGAATATCCGATACCGCATGCACAGTCAACCACAACTCCCCGGGAAAAACTGGCAACGTACTGATAACGCTGGTAATGTTCTTCTCTTAAAAACTGCAACTTAAGAAGATCGTTCTCAATCCGTTCCATACTTACCCCCTGGCCACCACAGACCAGCTATGTTCAATATCATAAATTCCAACGGCACTGAAGTTATCGGCTACAGAAAAATCACAGACTGGTACAGCTTCATTGATTATCTGTATCCCGTCTTGATCATTGACAGCAACTCGCCAGTTATAACTACCTGACAACAGCTTCAATGCAGGAAAATCAATAGTCACTCGTCCTTCCCGACTAAGAGTAAATGCTTCCAAGCCACGCATTGCTGTAGTCGTCCCACAGATATATACCCCATCTTTACGGTAAAGATTAAAGACGAAGGTCAGCCCATCGAATTCTCCATCACTTCCTTCATATTTATAATCGAAAGACAATTTAACATTGTCACCGCTGGCTAGCTCTATTACTGAATTTCCAGACTGATCGAGAAGAGAGACATTAGATATTTTTATTAATCTGCTGCTTATTTCATTCTCTATGGCTTTACTTTCGGCATCTTGAATTTCCATCACACTCTTCTGCATATCAGAAAGATAATTCTGTACAGCAACATCTGCATTTCCAAAATAGCGCTGTACACCTTTTTCAAGGTATAGTGCACTATTACAAATATTTCGAACCTGATAATCATCGTGCGAAACGAATAGGATTGTACATCCATCATTTCTGATTTCATTAAACTTCTTTACACATTTTCGCTGAAAGCGTGAATCGCCGACAGCAAGAATTTCATCTACGATTAATATTTCAGGATCAACATGAATGGCTGTTGCAAAGGCCAAACGAGCAAACATACCACTCGAATAAGTCTTAACTGGCCGTTCGAGAAATTCACCGATATCGGCAAAACTAGCTATTTTATCGAAACGCTCCGTAATCTCTTTACGAGTCAGCCCCAAAAGTGATGCGTTCAGGTAAACGTTTTCACGCCCCGTAAATTCGGGATTGAACCCCGCGCCAAGCTCTAACAAAGGTGCTATACGCCCTTTGGTAAATACGCTGCCGCTTGTTGGTGCCAAAGTTCCACAGATCATTTGTAACAGTGTTGATTTACCGGAACCATTGACACCAATAATACCGACAGTTTCACCTTTTCTAATTTCAAAGTTAACGGAATCCAGAGCAACAAACTCCCTGCCCTTAGTTCCCCGATACCCCAGTAAGGCTCCCAAACGCTGTATAGAGCTGGAATAAATCTGATAAACCTTACGTAAATTTTGCGCAGACACAACGACATCAGAGGACATCAGCAAAGCCTCTCTTTACTTTTTTGAACCAAGTCATAGCTAACACATACAGCACAATACTGATCCCCCAATAGAGTGCATAGTCTTGAAGACTGAATAATTTTCCGAACAGGACAACATCGCGTAAAGCTTCGACAATAAACGTTAATGGATTAATATAAATCAACATCCGATATTGCTCTGGAACAGCATTAACAGGATAAAATATAGGTGACATAAATAACATTAAGGCAATGATAACTGAAACAACTTGCCCCATATCACGAATATAAACACCTAAGGATGACAAAAACAATGAGATGCTATATGATAACAAAATCAATGGTAGGATAATAACAGGAACCAATAATGCCATTAGACTAACAGGTTGTTTTAGTAAAAAACAAAAAATGGCAAAAACAATACATCCCATAAAAAACTGGAATAATGCGCCAAAAACAGATACCCAGCACAAAGATTCAAGAGGGAATAAAACTTTTTTTACATAGCTGACATTATATACATATATCGTTGTCGCTTTGCCGAGGCACTCAGCAATAAAACCATGTATCAGAAGACCGGAAAACATAATCAAAGTATAATTTTCTGTCGTTGCTATTCCCCACCTGGCTTTAAAAACAAAGCCAAAAATAAAGCTGTAGATAGAAAGCATAATCACAGGATTTAGCAGTAACCATACGATACCAAGATTAGTCCCACGATAGCGACTCTCGACATCCCGCTTAGTAAGATTAAAAATTAAACCTGTATTTTTAAACAATGTCTTCATATTAATTATTCATCTGAAAAATGATTTCCGGAACTACTTTATCTAGGCTCATTCGCCTATTGCTATTGCAGACCCCACGTTCACAATATATTTTCTCGCAGTTAAGTATCGCATGCTTAGGTTTTTTGGCCACGCATTTATATTTTTCACTGCTAATAGGGGATAAAAACATAAATATATAACTATCTTCAAATACCTTAGCTAAAGAAAATATTCTTGTAGCAAACTCATACCACGAAACAGTTTTATCCCCGCAGAAATAATATAACATTGGTTCATTAACCCTCTGGTCAATAATAGTAATAATACATTTAGCTAAATCACCAACGTAGGTAGGACTACTAAATTGATCGTTAATAATAGCAAGCGATTTACGTGTCTTCCCCAATTTAAGCATGGTATGCACAAAAGAACTACCATATTCACTGAATAACCAGGATATCCGGAGCACAACGGAACGAGAGCAGGTGGCCAGTACGTCTTGTTCGCCAAGTTGTTTGGTTTGACCATAGACATTTAGCGGCTGCGTTGGCGAATTTTCGCACAAAGAAACACCTTCTTCCATACCGCTAAAAACGTAGTCTGTCGAAATATGAATCAGTAGGATGTTTAGGCTCTCGGCAATAATAGCGAGATTTGCAGGACCAAGAACATTTACTGCCTGCGCAGTGATGATTTCTTCCTCAGCTTTATCTATTAACGTATAAGCTGCTGGATTAAAAATGAAATCTACATTCAACGCCGTGACAATTTGCTGCACTCCAGGCCAATCAGCAATGTCGAGTTGTTTGTGGTCCAGACTAACGAGCGGCCAATTGTCGGGCAATGTATCCGTAAAGCAATGACCTAGCTGTCCATTTCCGCCTGTTACCAGTATACGCATTTAAAAAGCTCGCTAAATAATTTACTTTTAAGATCCTTCTCAGAAAGCTTAGGATGCTCTATGTGTGGTTCAATCGCCAGCCTAGGATAGTTCCAACTCATATAGTGCTCATTCTTAAGAGAATAGTATCGGTGCCTTTGTAAGCAAAGTCAACTTCACCACTTAACAGGCTTTGTTGAATAATCGAACTTTTGCTGAATTGGAGGATAAGATCACGCATTACCTGAGATTGCAGGCGGTCCCATGGCAAAGCAGAAGTTCGTCATCACCAACTGGCGCAATTACAATAAAGCACTTGTCAATCGCGGTTCCCTCACTTTCTGGCTGGATGATGAGGATGTTCAGGCCCGGTATGAGTCCACAACTCCCTCAGCACGCAGAAGACCTCAGCGCTACTCCGACCTTGCCATTACTATCGTTCTGGTGATTAAACGTATATTTCGGCTTACCCCGCAGGCCGTTCAGGGCTTTATTGATTCGATTTTTTCCCTGATGAACGTTCCGTTACGCTGCCCGGATTACAGCTGTGTCAGCAAACGAGCACGGACGGTTAACATCAGTTTTAAAAAGCCCACCCGGAGTGAAATTGCGTATTTGGTTATTGACTCCACCGGTCTGAAGGTTTTCGATGAAGGCGAGTGGAAAGTCAAAAAACACGGAAAAGAACGGCGCCGTACCTGGCGCAAGTTGCATCTGGCCGTTGATGCGGAGACGCATGAAATTATCTACGCAGACCTGCCGTTGAACAACGTCACGGACGCAGAAGCCTTTCCCGGACTTATCCGGCAGACACATCGAAAAATCAGGTCAGCGGCGGCGGACGGTGCTTACGATACCCGACTGTGTCACGATGAACTGCGGCGAAAAAAATCAGCGCCCTCATCCCACCTCGAAAAGGAGTAAGCTACTTGCCGGGTGAGTACGCAGACCGCAACCGTGAGGTAGCGAATCAGCGGCTGAGCGGGAGCAATGCGCGGTGGAAATGGACAACGGAATATAACCGTCGCTCGGTAGCGGAAACGGCCACGTATCGGATATAACAGCTGTTCGGAGGCTCACTGACACTGCGTGACTTTGACGGTCAGGTCGCAGAGGCTCTGGCCACGGTACGTGCACTGAACAAGATGATAAAGGCAAGCATGCCAGAAAGCCCACAGGCTACGGGTATGTTTACCCCAAATCTGATTTATTCAACGAAGCACACTTAACACCAAAAACAATGTGCAAGGTCTGATGGGATCCAAAGCTGCTGCTTGTTGTCCTCAGACAGATTGATCCCCACCATTGTTTCAAAGAAGGTGAATTTGGACGGATGTCCACCACAACAGCATAGACCTCCCCTCTTAGGGTACAGACCAACTTGCCCTGGGGACAAGAGGGCTGGAAGTGTAAAACTCGCAGCACACATCTTATCGAACGGGAATGGTTGTCTTGAACAAAATCATTCTCAATATCAATGAATTCTTGGTAGCACTGCTTTTGGAACGTTTCAAAAAAGAAACCACGCTGGTCACCGAAAATCTTAGGTTCAGTAACTTTGACGCCGGCTATCCTTGTATCAATTACTTCCATTTAGCTACTCATTTGAAGTTTCCCACCCAATCAGCATCTCCCTAAATAGCTTTGTTACAGGTGTGCCAGTTGGAAATGCTGAACTTCTGCTTTGACATGGGACTGCCTGCATTGTCGGAGGATGCGTGATCTGGTCCTCCAATTCAGCAACAGTTCAATTTATTCAACAAAGCCGGGAACTCTATGAATATATGGATGGTCAATTATGATCAAAAAGGCGTGCACAAGGCCAAGTTTCATTTAGAATCAATTAATTACTTAAATAAGGTAGTTCATCTTGGGCGCCAAGGGCGCGAGTAAGGGGGTTTTATGGCGGTTTTAGTCACAGGAGGAGCCGGTTATATCGGCTCTCACACTGTTCTGGCTTTGTTGGAACATGGCGAAGATGTCGTAGTGTTAGACAATTTATCGAATTCTTCCGATGAATCTCTGCGTCGCGTTGAGAAAATCGTAGGCAGAAGTGCCCAATTTTATCAAGGCGATATCCAGGATTCTAAATGTCTGAATCGTATCTTCGAGGCTCACGACATCTCGGTAGTGATCCATTTTGCCGGGTTAAAGGCTGTCGGAGAGTCGACGCGCAAGCCGTTAGAGTATTATCAGAACAATGTCACCGGCACGTTGGTATTATTGGGTGAAATGCGTCGTGCTGGTGTATACAAGTTTATCTTCAGTTCTTCTGCCACGGTGTATGGCACTCCAGAACAAGTTCCTTTGACTGAGACATCTCGTGTTGGCGGTACGACCAATCCTTATGGCACGTCGAAGCTGATAGTAGAACAAATTTTGCAAGATTTAGCTAAAGCAGAACCCCAATTCTCTATTACCGCTTTACGTTACTTCAACCCGGTCGGTGCGCACGAATCTGGCATGCTTGGTGAGGACCCAAATGGTATTCCTAACAATCTGATGCCTTATATTGCTCAGGTGGCGCTCGGAAAACTAGAGAAACTGTCAATTTTTGGTGACGACTATCCAACTCAGGATGGTACGGGTGTCAGAGATTATATTCATGTCATGGATTTAGCTGAAGGTCACCTCAAGGCAATTGAGCACATTGATGATAACAAAGGCTTTAAAGTCTATAATTTGGGAACCGGGGTTGGTTATTCGGTATTGGAGATGCTCAGCGCGTTTGAAAGGGCTTCGGGACGCAATGTGACTTATCAAATAGTACCACGGCGAGAGGGTGACATTGCAGAATGCTGGTCCGCCCCAGGACTGGCGTTGAAAGAATTAGGATGGAAGGCTACCCGCAATTTGGATAGCATGATGCGTGATGCGTGGAATTGGCAGAAGAACAACCCTCAGGGTTATCGTTAAAACAATACACTTGGCTGCGCTGTTGTTCAACCATGCAACCGGGAGTCTATTAAGTGTAATTTAAACGGCTCTGTCGCAAAAGTCTGAAGATGATAAACTTAACGCCCCTTCCATTGACGGAGTGGCTCATGAAACCATTTGAAGTCAGGCTTTTTCAGAGTGACATCATCCTGTGAGCGGTACGCTGGTACTGTAAATATGTAGCGATGTGATGGACGCCCCTTTCTAACGTAGTCAGTGTCATATTTTTACTGACTGAATTATTCTGGGGATAACATCACATTGTAAGTATCTCAACATTAGTTCCACGCACTTTTTGAGATTTCCGGTTTCTCAGCCATCAGCCGGTATTCCTCCGGCGTCAGGTTATTCAGGGATTCATGGGGGAGTTCTCTGTTGTATTCATTCAGCCAGCGCTCTGTAATTTCCCGTGCTTCGTTCAGCGTTCTGAACAGATTAAAATCCAGTATTTCGGTCCGGTACGTCCGGTTAAAACGTTCAATAAAGGCGTTTTGCGTGGGCTTACCCTGCCTGATAAATTCCAGCATCACGCAATGCTCTTCAGCCCATTGTGCCAGAGCCAGTGATATCAGTTCCGGCCCGTTATCCATCCGCATCTTCAGCGGGTATCCACGGTTTGCCGCTATCCTGTCCAGCACTCTCACGACCCGCTGCGCCGGGATATTCAGGTCAATTTCTATCGCCAGCGCTTCACGGTTAAAATCATCCACCACGCTGAAGGTTCGAAAGCGTCGGCCACATGTCAGTGCATCGTGCATAAAATCAATCGACCAGCTCTGGTTCATCGCCTCTGGCGTCGCCGGCGGAGCCGGATTACGCACCGGCAGGCGTTGTTTACCTTTACGACGAAAATTCAGTTCCAGCAGACAGTAAATCCGGTGTACACGCTTGTGGTTCCAGACGTGGCCCTGCCTGCGAAGCACCTGAAAAAGCTTCTTAAAGCCGTAGCGGGGGTAGCGTTCAGCCGCCTCAGTCAGGCTTTGGATCACCGGTTCATCACGTCGCGTGTCCGGTTGA is a window from the Erwinia sp. genome containing:
- the galE_3 gene encoding UDP-glucose 4-epimerase (ID:JIFNMEKO_03147;~source:Prodigal:2.6), whose protein sequence is MAVLVTGGAGYIGSHTVLALLEHGEDVVVLDNLSNSSDESLRRVEKIVGRSAQFYQGDIQDSKCLNRIFEAHDISVVIHFAGLKAVGESTRKPLEYYQNNVTGTLVLLGEMRRAGVYKFIFSSSATVYGTPEQVPLTETSRVGGTTNPYGTSKLIVEQILQDLAKAEPQFSITALRYFNPVGAHESGMLGEDPNGIPNNLMPYIAQVALGKLEKLSIFGDDYPTQDGTGVRDYIHVMDLAEGHLKAIEHIDDNKGFKVYNLGTGVGYSVLEMLSAFERASGRNVTYQIVPRREGDIAECWSAPGLALKELGWKATRNLDSMMRDAWNWQKNNPQGYR
- a CDS encoding hypothetical protein (ID:JIFNMEKO_03144;~source:Prodigal:2.6); the protein is MAKQKFVITNWRNYNKALVNRGSLTFWLDDEDVQARYESTTPSARRRPQRYSDLAITIVLVIKRIFRLTPQAVQGFIDSIFSLMNVPLRCPDYSCVSKRARTVNISFKKPTRSEIAYLVIDSTGLKVFDEGEWKVKKHGKERRRTWRKLHLAVDAETHEIIYADLPLNNVTDAEAFPGLIRQTHRKIRSAAADGAYDTRLCHDELRRKKSAPSSHLEKE
- the rmlD_2 gene encoding dTDP-4-dehydrorhamnose reductase (ID:JIFNMEKO_03142;~source:Prodigal:2.6); translated protein: MRILVTGGNGQLGHCFTDTLPDNWPLVSLDHKQLDIADWPGVQQIVTALNVDFIFNPAAYTLIDKAEEEIITAQAVNVLGPANLAIIAESLNILLIHISTDYVFSGMEEGVSLCENSPTQPLNVYGQTKQLGEQDVLATCSRSVVLRISWLFSEYGSSFVHTMLKLGKTRKSLAIINDQFSSPTYVGDLAKCIITIIDQRVNEPMLYYFCGDKTVSWYEFATRIFSLAKVFEDSYIFMFLSPISSEKYKCVAKKPKHAILNCEKIYCERGVCNSNRRMSLDKVVPEIIFQMNN
- the rfbC_2 gene encoding dTDP-4-dehydrorhamnose 3,5-epimerase (ID:JIFNMEKO_03145;~source:Prodigal:2.6), whose product is MEVIDTRIAGVKVTEPKIFGDQRGFFFETFQKQCYQEFIDIENDFVQDNHSRSIRCVLRVLHFQPSCPQGKLVCTLRGEVYAVVVDIRPNSPSLKQWWGSICLRTTSSSFGSHQTLHIVFGVKCASLNKSDLG
- a CDS encoding hypothetical protein (ID:JIFNMEKO_03146;~source:Prodigal:2.6); the protein is MNIWMVNYDQKGVHKAKFHLESINYLNKVVHLGRQGRE
- a CDS encoding hypothetical protein (ID:JIFNMEKO_03148;~source:Prodigal:2.6), yielding MSIRQACRTLSLSRTVFHYQPDTRRDEPVIQSLTEAAERYPRYGFKKLFQVLRRQGHVWNHKRVHRIYCLLELNFRRKGKQRLPVRNPAPPATPEAMNQSWSIDFMHDALTCGRRFRTFSVVDDFNREALAIEIDLNIPAQRVVRVLDRIAANRGYPLKMRMDNGPELISLALAQWAEEHCVMLEFIRQGKPTQNAFIERFNRTYRTEILDFNLFRTLNEAREITERWLNEYNRELPHESLNNLTPEEYRLMAEKPEISKSAWN
- the tagG gene encoding Teichoic acid translocation permease protein TagG (ID:JIFNMEKO_03141;~source:Prodigal:2.6), whose translation is MKTLFKNTGLIFNLTKRDVESRYRGTNLGIVWLLLNPVIMLSIYSFIFGFVFKARWGIATTENYTLIMFSGLLIHGFIAECLGKATTIYVYNVSYVKKVLFPLESLCWVSVFGALFQFFMGCIVFAIFCFLLKQPVSLMALLVPVIILPLILLSYSISLFLSSLGVYIRDMGQVVSVIIALMLFMSPIFYPVNAVPEQYRMLIYINPLTFIVEALRDVVLFGKLFSLQDYALYWGISIVLYVLAMTWFKKVKRGFADVL
- the tagH_2 gene encoding Teichoic acids export ATP-binding protein TagH (ID:JIFNMEKO_03140;~source:Prodigal:2.6), which encodes MSSDVVVSAQNLRKVYQIYSSSIQRLGALLGYRGTKGREFVALDSVNFEIRKGETVGIIGVNGSGKSTLLQMICGTLAPTSGSVFTKGRIAPLLELGAGFNPEFTGRENVYLNASLLGLTRKEITERFDKIASFADIGEFLERPVKTYSSGMFARLAFATAIHVDPEILIVDEILAVGDSRFQRKCVKKFNEIRNDGCTILFVSHDDYQVRNICNSALYLEKGVQRYFGNADVAVQNYLSDMQKSVMEIQDAESKAIENEISSRLIKISNVSLLDQSGNSVIELASGDNVKLSFDYKYEGSDGEFDGLTFVFNLYRKDGVYICGTTTAMRGLEAFTLSREGRVTIDFPALKLLSGSYNWRVAVNDQDGIQIINEAVPVCDFSVADNFSAVGIYDIEHSWSVVARG
- a CDS encoding putative S-adenosylmethionine-dependent methyltransferase/MSMEI_2290 (ID:JIFNMEKO_03139;~source:Prodigal:2.6) — encoded protein: MERIENDLLKLQFLREEHYQRYQYVASFSRGVVVDCACGIGYSAPIFLSNPAVVSYTGLDVDREAIAYAQEHNTTNSRFEHGSILALPFDDCSIDTFISLETLEHLEQPELAIAEVKRVLKPNGVFICSVPTEHYENFCISLYGPNPYHIQAFSLDALKTLLQTKFMYVDIAVIAQELVSIVHKFEDQPMPYTVFHARNKDVMNGSFVAVSSNAETIYNKNTLFTGMGRIEYDQELVHPLRQSLEFAERLAKQRWQLLLEAEKRINEVTSYKEQAERINEERMQILKETEERVRSRDQALSEAERIIQALKEQLEIVSKQNKNQ
- a CDS encoding hypothetical protein (ID:JIFNMEKO_03143;~source:Prodigal:2.6), producing MSWNYPRLAIEPHIEHPKLSEKDLKSKLFSELFKCVYW